From one Bacteroides eggerthii genomic stretch:
- a CDS encoding PEP/pyruvate-binding domain-containing protein has protein sequence MLSKFKLNQLYFKDTQFANLMTRRIFNVLLIANPYDAFMLEDDGRIDEKIFNEYTSLSLRYPPRFTQVSTCEEALAQLSSMPYDLIICMPGTGDNEGFDVARTIKGQYEHIPMVILTPFSHGITKRIANEDLSSFDYIFCWLGNTDLLVSIIKLIEDKMNLEHDVSEVGVQIILLVEDGIRFYSSILPNLYKFVLKQSQEFSTEALNAHQRTLRMRGRPKIVLARTYDEAIGIYEKYKNNILGVITDVRFPRVERGEKDALAGIKLCAAIRKEDPFVPLIIQSSESENVLYAAKYDAAFIDKNSKKMDVDLRRIVSDNFGFGDFIFRNPDTLEEIARVKNLKELQNILFAVPAESFLYHISRNHVSRWLYSRAMFPIGEFLKPITWNSLQDVDAHRKIIFEAIVKYRKMKNQGVVAVFKRDRFDRYSNFARIGDGSLGGKGRGLAFIDNMVKHHPEFEEFENARVAIPKTVVLCTDVFDEFMDTNNLYQIALSDADDDVILRYFLKAKLPDRLVEDFFTFFDVVKSPIAIRSSSLLEDSHYQPFAGIYNTYMIPYLDDKYEMLRMLSDAIKGVYASVYFRDSKAYMQATSNVIDQEKMAVILQEVVGNQYGDRYYPSMSGVARSLNYYPIGDERAEEGIVNLALGLGKYIVDGGMTLRFSPYHPNQVLQTSEMEIALKETQTRFYALDLRNAGHDFSIDDGFNLLKLHVKEAEKDGSLNYIASTYDPYDQIIRDGLYPGGRKVITFANILQHDVFPLSRILQLALKYGQQEMRRPVEIEFAATMSREKDKTGTFYLLQIRPIVDSKEMLDEDLTAIPDEQLLLRSNNSLGHGIMNELQDVVYVKTDDYSASHNQDIAWEIEKLNQQFLNEGKNYVLIGPGRWGSSDTWLGIPVKWPHISAARIIVEAGLTNYRVDPSQGTHFFQNLTSFGVGYFTINAFMNDGVYNQDFLNTQPAVHETKYLRHVHFEHPIVAKMDGKKKQGVVLLPDS, from the coding sequence ATGCTTAGTAAGTTTAAATTAAACCAGCTATATTTCAAAGATACGCAGTTCGCCAACCTCATGACGCGGCGTATTTTCAATGTGCTTTTAATCGCCAACCCTTATGACGCTTTCATGCTGGAGGACGACGGACGCATCGATGAGAAAATCTTCAATGAATACACCTCGCTTTCCCTGCGCTACCCGCCGCGTTTCACCCAGGTTTCCACTTGCGAGGAAGCATTGGCGCAACTGTCTTCCATGCCATACGACCTTATTATATGCATGCCGGGCACAGGAGACAACGAGGGGTTTGACGTAGCACGAACCATCAAAGGTCAATACGAGCATATTCCCATGGTGATTTTAACGCCGTTCAGTCATGGTATCACCAAACGCATTGCCAACGAAGACCTCAGTTCGTTCGACTATATTTTCTGTTGGCTGGGAAACACCGATTTGCTGGTATCCATCATCAAGCTGATTGAAGACAAGATGAATCTGGAGCATGACGTCAGTGAAGTCGGCGTGCAGATTATTCTTCTGGTAGAAGACGGCATCCGTTTCTACTCTTCCATCCTGCCCAACCTCTATAAATTCGTATTGAAGCAGAGTCAGGAGTTCTCCACCGAGGCGTTGAATGCACACCAGCGTACGCTGCGTATGAGAGGGCGTCCCAAAATAGTTCTTGCGCGTACCTATGATGAAGCAATCGGCATTTACGAAAAGTACAAGAACAACATCCTTGGAGTCATTACGGACGTCCGTTTTCCCCGCGTAGAACGTGGTGAGAAAGATGCGCTTGCGGGTATAAAATTATGTGCGGCCATACGCAAGGAAGACCCGTTCGTGCCATTGATCATACAATCTTCCGAATCGGAAAATGTGTTGTATGCAGCCAAATATGACGCAGCCTTTATCGATAAGAACTCCAAGAAAATGGATGTGGACTTACGCCGTATCGTATCGGATAATTTCGGTTTCGGCGACTTTATCTTCCGCAATCCCGATACGCTGGAAGAGATTGCCCGCGTCAAAAACCTGAAAGAGCTCCAGAACATTCTCTTTGCTGTTCCGGCGGAGTCATTCCTCTATCACATCAGCCGCAACCATGTGAGCCGCTGGCTTTATTCACGCGCCATGTTCCCCATTGGAGAGTTCTTGAAACCTATCACATGGAACAGCCTTCAGGATGTGGACGCTCACCGTAAGATCATTTTCGAGGCTATCGTGAAGTACCGCAAAATGAAAAACCAGGGTGTGGTGGCGGTATTCAAACGCGACCGTTTTGACCGCTACTCGAACTTTGCCCGCATCGGCGACGGCTCATTGGGCGGGAAAGGCCGCGGCTTGGCATTTATCGACAATATGGTGAAGCACCACCCTGAATTTGAAGAGTTTGAGAATGCACGCGTTGCCATACCCAAGACCGTAGTGCTCTGTACAGATGTATTCGACGAGTTCATGGATACCAACAACCTGTATCAGATAGCCCTGTCCGATGCAGATGATGATGTGATTCTCCGCTACTTCCTGAAAGCCAAACTGCCCGACCGTCTGGTTGAGGACTTTTTCACTTTCTTCGATGTAGTGAAATCGCCCATTGCCATCCGTTCTTCCTCTCTATTGGAAGATTCGCACTACCAGCCTTTCGCCGGGATCTACAATACTTATATGATTCCCTACCTGGACGATAAGTATGAAATGCTCCGCATGCTCAGTGATGCAATCAAAGGAGTTTACGCCTCTGTATATTTCCGCGACTCCAAAGCCTATATGCAGGCCACAAGCAATGTCATCGACCAGGAAAAGATGGCTGTCATCCTGCAAGAAGTGGTGGGCAACCAGTACGGTGACCGCTATTATCCTTCCATGTCGGGTGTGGCACGTTCGCTCAACTACTACCCCATCGGAGATGAGAGAGCGGAAGAAGGCATCGTAAACCTGGCGCTCGGCTTGGGTAAGTATATCGTGGACGGCGGCATGACCCTCCGTTTCTCTCCCTATCATCCCAACCAAGTCCTGCAAACCAGTGAAATGGAAATTGCACTGAAAGAAACCCAGACGCGCTTCTACGCTCTCGACTTGCGCAATGCCGGCCATGATTTCTCTATCGATGACGGCTTCAACCTGTTGAAACTGCACGTAAAAGAAGCGGAAAAAGACGGTTCGCTCAACTATATAGCTTCCACCTACGACCCGTATGACCAGATTATCCGCGACGGTTTATATCCGGGAGGGCGCAAAGTTATTACCTTCGCCAATATCCTGCAACATGATGTGTTTCCACTGTCCCGCATCCTGCAACTGGCATTGAAGTATGGGCAGCAGGAAATGCGTCGTCCCGTAGAGATTGAATTTGCAGCTACCATGAGCCGGGAAAAAGACAAGACAGGCACTTTCTATCTCCTGCAGATCCGCCCGATTGTCGACAGCAAGGAGATGCTCGATGAAGATCTCACAGCTATCCCCGACGAGCAATTGCTGCTCCGTTCCAATAATTCCTTAGGGCATGGAATCATGAACGAACTGCAAGATGTGGTCTATGTAAAGACCGATGATTACAGCGCTTCCCACAATCAGGATATTGCCTGGGAGATAGAAAAGCTGAACCAGCAATTCTTGAATGAAGGAAAGAATTATGTCCTGATAGGTCCGGGACGTTGGGGTAGCAGTGACACGTGGCTCGGAATTCCTGTTAAATGGCCGCATATCAGTGCAGCGCGCATCATTGTAGAAGCCGGGCTGACGAATTATCGCGTCGATCCCAGTCAGGGGACACACTTTTTTCAGAACCTGACTTCCTTCGGAGTAGGCTATTTCACGATCAATGCTTTTATGAACGACGGAGTATACAATCAGGACTTCTTGAATACGCAACCTGCTGTGCATGAGACTAAATACCTGCGCCATGTCCATTTTGAACATCCGATAGTGGCCAAGATGGACGGGAAAAAGAAACAAGGAGTGGTATTGCTGCCCGATTCCTAA
- a CDS encoding DUF4493 domain-containing protein — protein sequence MKRTIYNISALLFLILATTGCREKDLNESGLLRLSIGIKDKVETVTRTLSDEEQNALKGNAKIRIYSGKGLVRKYNGTAEMPAEMQLAAGDYNIKVAAGDSVAASFDKTFYRGEKDFSIHAGQSSSVSVECIIANTLVTVEFAKSLTQAFQSYEVQVASSAGSLTFTADNPNAIGYYMIPADDAQLSWTFKATTLSGNEYTRTNTLTVAPTTRYDLTFGYEDSGESYDDGGSTLTLDINTEPLETSTVEVPVYRRPSITGKNFGNENELFVELNKGTEQEFWIATSSILTKALVSCDQFTSLGLPVNSFDILAMNAEDKSLFSSYGVNIVSKYNVNTGQGNTKIGLSEAFMQKLSQKEGVYDIQINATDDNKLQRSSVFRFIVSDAIVVTTNVIDAEVWATKATIRASLAKETEEALAFKYRIKGTTGEFTVPAQRVNGSKLLYANIKNLAPGTTYEYWALAGASPSTIISQFTTEATTQLENAGFEYWTDGTPMLVFGSGQSMWWDSGNHGSATASINITTYSTEYKNSGNFSAKLQSKKAGMMGVYQFAAGNLFAGKYIATEMSGVRGNGVLGWGRPFSSRPVALKGYIRYEPKAVDMTNNCSYINAGDMDKGCIYIALGDWVGETANGETWPVIVKTNFKDGNSAKLFNPNDIHIIAYGEKTWDEATAGDGMVEFEIPIEYRNMDTKPTSIVLVASSSKYGDYFTGGVDSTMWLDDLKLVYE from the coding sequence ATGAAACGGACTATTTATAACATATCGGCATTACTTTTTCTCATTCTCGCAACCACCGGTTGTCGCGAAAAAGACCTGAACGAGAGTGGGTTGCTCAGATTGAGCATCGGGATAAAAGACAAGGTGGAAACCGTTACCCGCACACTGTCCGACGAGGAACAGAATGCCTTGAAGGGAAATGCTAAAATCCGCATATACAGCGGTAAAGGGCTTGTACGCAAATACAATGGGACAGCCGAAATGCCGGCAGAAATGCAACTTGCAGCAGGTGACTACAACATCAAAGTAGCAGCCGGTGACTCCGTTGCCGCTTCTTTTGACAAGACATTCTATCGGGGAGAAAAGGATTTCAGCATCCATGCCGGTCAATCCTCTTCCGTCAGCGTGGAATGCATCATTGCCAACACGCTGGTTACCGTAGAGTTTGCCAAAAGCCTGACGCAGGCATTCCAAAGCTACGAAGTGCAGGTAGCCTCATCGGCAGGCAGCCTGACATTTACCGCCGACAACCCCAATGCCATTGGCTATTACATGATTCCCGCCGATGACGCGCAGTTGTCTTGGACGTTCAAGGCAACGACACTCAGCGGAAATGAGTACACCCGTACAAATACCCTGACCGTTGCGCCAACCACACGCTACGACCTGACTTTCGGATATGAAGACAGCGGAGAAAGCTACGATGACGGTGGTTCTACCCTGACACTGGACATAAATACCGAGCCATTAGAAACAAGCACCGTTGAGGTTCCGGTTTACAGGCGTCCCAGCATCACCGGAAAAAACTTCGGGAATGAGAACGAGCTGTTTGTCGAATTAAACAAAGGTACAGAACAGGAGTTTTGGATAGCCACCTCTTCCATCCTGACAAAAGCTCTGGTAAGCTGCGACCAATTCACAAGTTTGGGACTCCCCGTCAATTCATTCGACATATTGGCCATGAATGCCGAGGACAAAAGCCTGTTCAGCAGCTACGGTGTGAACATTGTGTCCAAGTACAATGTCAACACCGGTCAAGGTAATACCAAAATAGGGCTTTCGGAGGCCTTCATGCAGAAGCTGTCACAGAAAGAAGGAGTATATGACATACAAATCAATGCAACGGACGACAATAAGTTGCAACGCTCTTCTGTGTTCCGTTTCATCGTATCGGATGCAATAGTGGTCACCACTAACGTAATAGATGCGGAAGTATGGGCAACAAAAGCCACCATACGCGCCTCGTTGGCAAAAGAGACGGAAGAGGCTTTGGCCTTTAAATACCGCATAAAAGGTACAACGGGCGAATTTACCGTTCCCGCTCAAAGAGTAAACGGTTCCAAACTGCTTTATGCCAACATCAAGAATCTGGCTCCCGGTACAACTTATGAATACTGGGCGCTGGCAGGAGCTTCGCCCTCAACAATCATCAGCCAGTTCACTACCGAAGCAACCACCCAATTGGAAAATGCGGGATTTGAATATTGGACAGACGGCACGCCAATGCTTGTTTTCGGTTCCGGACAGTCCATGTGGTGGGATAGTGGAAACCATGGTTCCGCCACTGCCAGCATAAACATCACAACTTACAGTACAGAATATAAAAACAGCGGAAATTTCTCTGCCAAATTGCAATCCAAGAAAGCCGGCATGATGGGCGTGTATCAATTCGCAGCAGGCAACCTGTTTGCCGGGAAGTACATAGCTACGGAAATGTCCGGTGTCAGGGGCAACGGCGTCTTGGGTTGGGGACGTCCTTTCAGCTCCCGCCCCGTAGCCTTGAAAGGTTACATCCGCTACGAGCCCAAAGCAGTCGACATGACCAACAATTGCAGCTACATCAATGCGGGCGATATGGACAAAGGGTGCATATACATCGCTTTGGGCGACTGGGTAGGCGAGACAGCCAACGGTGAGACATGGCCCGTCATCGTTAAAACCAATTTCAAAGACGGCAACAGCGCCAAGCTCTTCAATCCCAACGACATTCACATCATTGCCTATGGTGAAAAGACGTGGGATGAAGCCACCGCCGGAGACGGGATGGTTGAGTTCGAGATTCCCATCGAGTATCGCAACATGGATACCAAGCCCACCAGTATCGTGCTGGTAGCTTCCTCCAGCAAATACGGAGACTATTTCACAGGCGGCGTAGACAGTACAATGTGGCTCGACGATCTTAAGTTGGTATATGAATAA
- a CDS encoding PCMD domain-containing protein, whose amino-acid sequence MHQKVYIQIRLGCFLLMAAFLSACIENDVPYPYIKLFVTGTEIDGQIGSAVISNDDRTVTVNLEDTVNMKKVRVKSISVTEGGRCSLPDDTIIDLSNPYPLTLSLYQDYQWTLKANQTIERRFTVEHQVGAATFDEKEHFASVNISTKGSLKDIRLTDLKLGPTGSTVNMSSGIPYLEWQQMGNYAKANVVVNFRDFIVMEEWTLYVFQVETNVVTKSADGWVNVAWLYGEGVEGMENGFELKEKDAEEWQPVDASYITANGGSFTARVPHLKAGTSYVCRAYSGEDKGEEIEFTTGTAVELPNGSFDEWHKVNKVWEPWAEGGNPIWDSGNDGATTLGESITVPTSDTWSGAPAGGQAAQLGSKFVGLGGVGKFAAGNLFIGEYVRTDGTNGILSFGKEFTARPTKLKGYYKYATAPITYLPSKSNTDDYNRFLPYKDKPDTCAIYIALGDWDKPVEIRTNPRDRKLFDKNDPHVIAYAEFNSGTSVDSYTPLELTLQYKSTSRVPTHLIVVCSASKYGDYFTGGAGATLTIDEFSLEYDY is encoded by the coding sequence ATGCATCAGAAAGTCTATATACAGATCCGTTTAGGATGTTTCTTGCTAATGGCCGCTTTCCTGAGCGCCTGCATCGAGAACGATGTACCCTATCCGTACATCAAGCTCTTTGTTACCGGCACTGAAATTGACGGCCAAATAGGAAGCGCCGTCATTTCGAATGACGACCGCACCGTAACGGTCAACCTGGAGGACACCGTCAACATGAAGAAAGTGCGCGTGAAAAGCATCAGCGTAACCGAAGGAGGGCGTTGCAGCCTGCCTGACGATACGATTATAGACCTCAGCAACCCCTATCCGCTGACCCTCTCATTATATCAGGACTACCAATGGACTTTGAAAGCCAATCAAACCATTGAACGGCGGTTTACCGTAGAGCACCAAGTGGGCGCTGCTACATTCGATGAAAAGGAGCATTTCGCCTCAGTCAACATCAGCACCAAAGGCAGTTTGAAAGACATCCGGCTAACCGACCTAAAGCTGGGGCCTACCGGCTCCACTGTCAACATGAGCAGCGGCATTCCCTATTTGGAATGGCAGCAAATGGGCAACTACGCCAAAGCAAACGTGGTGGTGAACTTCCGCGATTTCATTGTAATGGAAGAATGGACGCTCTACGTATTCCAAGTAGAGACCAACGTAGTCACCAAGTCGGCAGACGGTTGGGTAAATGTGGCATGGCTCTATGGGGAAGGCGTGGAAGGCATGGAAAACGGCTTTGAGCTGAAAGAGAAAGATGCAGAGGAATGGCAGCCGGTAGATGCCTCCTACATCACCGCCAATGGCGGAAGCTTTACGGCACGCGTTCCTCATCTGAAAGCGGGAACCTCTTATGTGTGTCGTGCTTATTCGGGCGAAGACAAGGGTGAAGAAATAGAGTTTACCACCGGGACGGCCGTAGAGCTTCCCAACGGTTCGTTCGACGAATGGCACAAGGTGAACAAGGTGTGGGAACCATGGGCGGAAGGCGGCAATCCTATCTGGGACAGCGGAAATGACGGTGCAACCACTTTGGGCGAAAGCATCACTGTACCCACAAGCGACACATGGAGCGGTGCACCTGCCGGAGGACAGGCTGCACAGTTAGGCTCAAAGTTCGTCGGGCTGGGCGGTGTGGGCAAGTTTGCCGCCGGCAACCTGTTCATCGGCGAATATGTCCGCACAGACGGCACCAATGGCATTTTGAGTTTCGGCAAGGAGTTTACGGCACGCCCCACAAAGCTGAAAGGCTACTATAAATATGCCACAGCACCTATTACCTATCTGCCTTCCAAGTCGAATACGGACGACTACAACCGTTTTCTCCCCTATAAGGACAAGCCGGATACATGCGCCATATATATAGCTTTAGGCGATTGGGACAAACCGGTAGAAATCAGGACCAATCCCAGAGACCGCAAATTGTTCGACAAGAATGACCCGCATGTCATCGCTTATGCAGAGTTCAACAGCGGTACGAGTGTGGACAGTTACACCCCACTGGAGCTGACTTTACAATACAAATCAACCAGCCGCGTACCCACTCATCTCATAGTGGTATGCTCGGCAAGCAAATATGGCGACTACTTCACCGGAGGAGCAGGAGCCACGTTGACCATAGATGAATTCAGTTTGGAATATGATTATTAA
- a CDS encoding DUF4493 domain-containing protein yields the protein MKKSVCIIVLSLVYVLAFVSCEREQYSTEEGNKVETVSEGQINLSSLKLTVNVNANAATRADIDTKNYIIRIYNRDNDNKLVQEWKYSEMPEIFSLKVGNYTVAAFSHDVLPAEFEHPYYYGKEDFEILKDQITDIIDLQCVLRSVMVTVEYDEKLLTLLGNDVKANVTLGQGSLDFVKDETRAGYYQAINENANVITTRLTGTVEGESVDISKGFPQVKAGAHKIIRYTLKDVDENGSSEGGNADISIRIDVTCTTVEQDIIVDPDEDIVPDEPDEPDNPDNPSGEQPTIKGDGFNISKAIVLPETTSPDNPYPVVVNIAAVNGIANLKVTIDSDVLDEDALADVGLKKDFDLAHPEELKDALEGLGFPVGEDVAGKTELIFNITKFTGLLTMLNPGTHNFIITVVDTKNNKTTETLTLVWSN from the coding sequence ATGAAGAAATCAGTATGCATAATAGTACTCTCTTTAGTGTATGTGCTCGCATTTGTTTCATGCGAGCGTGAGCAATACTCCACCGAAGAGGGAAATAAGGTAGAAACAGTTTCGGAAGGGCAGATAAACCTTTCTTCCTTGAAACTGACGGTAAACGTCAACGCCAATGCTGCAACACGTGCCGATATAGATACAAAAAACTATATCATCCGCATCTATAATCGTGACAACGATAACAAACTCGTACAAGAATGGAAATACAGTGAGATGCCGGAGATTTTCTCATTAAAGGTGGGCAACTACACCGTAGCCGCATTCTCGCACGATGTTCTTCCCGCCGAGTTCGAGCATCCCTATTACTACGGGAAAGAAGACTTTGAAATCCTAAAAGACCAAATCACCGACATCATAGACCTGCAATGCGTATTGCGCAGCGTCATGGTGACAGTGGAGTATGACGAAAAGCTACTGACCCTATTGGGCAATGATGTAAAGGCAAATGTCACTTTAGGCCAAGGCTCACTGGATTTTGTAAAAGATGAAACACGCGCCGGTTACTATCAGGCGATCAATGAAAACGCCAATGTAATCACCACACGCCTCACCGGAACCGTAGAGGGTGAAAGCGTGGATATATCAAAAGGATTTCCGCAAGTGAAAGCAGGCGCCCATAAGATTATCAGATATACACTGAAAGATGTGGACGAAAACGGCAGCTCCGAGGGAGGCAATGCGGACATCAGCATCCGAATCGACGTGACTTGCACCACCGTAGAGCAGGATATCATAGTAGACCCCGATGAAGATATCGTTCCCGACGAGCCCGATGAGCCGGACAACCCGGACAATCCTTCCGGAGAGCAACCCACCATCAAGGGGGACGGATTCAACATATCCAAAGCTATCGTATTGCCTGAGACGACCTCTCCCGATAATCCTTATCCGGTAGTGGTGAACATCGCCGCTGTCAACGGCATCGCCAACCTGAAAGTCACGATAGACTCCGACGTCTTGGATGAAGACGCATTGGCAGATGTCGGCCTGAAGAAAGACTTCGACTTGGCCCATCCCGAAGAGCTGAAAGACGCCTTGGAAGGATTAGGCTTCCCCGTAGGCGAAGATGTTGCCGGAAAGACAGAGTTGATATTCAATATTACCAAGTTCACCGGATTATTGACAATGCTGAATCCCGGCACCCACAATTTCATTATTACGGTTGTAGACACCAAGAACAATAAGACAACTGAAACATTAACACTTGTCTGGAGTAACTAA
- the gdhA gene encoding NADP-specific glutamate dehydrogenase, whose protein sequence is MNIERIMSSLEAKHPGESEYLQAVKEVLLSIEDIYNQHPEFEKAKIIERLVEPDRIFTFRVTWVDDKGEVQTNLGYRVQFNNAIGPYKGGIRFHASVNLSILKFLGFEQTFKNALTTLPMGGGKGGSDFSPRGKSDAEVMRFCQAFMLELWRHLGPDMDVPAGDIGVGGREVGYMFGMYKKLTREFTGTFTGKGLEFGGSLIRPEATGFGGLYFVHQMLETKGIDIKGKTVAISGFGNVAWGAATKATQLGAKVITISGPDGYIYDPNGISGEKIDYMLELRASGNDIVAPYADEFPGSTFVPGKRPWEVKADIALPCATQNELNGEDAQHLIDNNVTCVGEISNMGCTPEAIDLFIENKIMYAPGKAVNAGGVATSGLEMSQNAMHISWSAAEVDEKLHAIMHGIHTQCVKYGTEPDGYINYVKGANIAGFMKVAHAMMGQGII, encoded by the coding sequence ATGAATATCGAACGTATCATGTCCTCTTTGGAGGCAAAGCATCCCGGCGAGTCTGAATATCTTCAAGCCGTAAAGGAAGTACTTCTTTCTATCGAAGATATCTACAATCAGCATCCTGAGTTCGAGAAAGCAAAGATCATAGAACGATTGGTTGAACCCGACCGTATTTTTACTTTCCGCGTCACGTGGGTGGATGATAAGGGTGAAGTGCAGACCAACCTCGGTTATCGTGTACAGTTCAACAATGCTATTGGTCCGTATAAGGGCGGTATTCGTTTCCATGCCTCTGTGAACCTCTCTATTTTGAAGTTCTTGGGTTTTGAACAGACTTTCAAGAATGCTTTGACCACTCTGCCTATGGGCGGCGGTAAAGGCGGTTCGGACTTCTCTCCGCGCGGTAAGAGTGATGCGGAAGTGATGCGTTTCTGCCAGGCATTCATGTTGGAGTTGTGGCGTCATCTTGGTCCCGATATGGATGTGCCTGCCGGTGACATCGGTGTGGGCGGTCGTGAAGTGGGCTATATGTTCGGTATGTATAAAAAATTGACACGTGAGTTTACGGGAACTTTCACTGGCAAAGGTCTGGAATTCGGTGGCTCATTGATACGTCCCGAAGCAACCGGCTTTGGCGGATTATATTTTGTACATCAGATGCTGGAGACCAAAGGCATTGACATTAAAGGCAAGACCGTTGCTATCTCCGGTTTCGGAAATGTGGCTTGGGGCGCTGCTACGAAGGCTACCCAGTTGGGAGCGAAAGTCATTACCATCTCCGGTCCGGACGGTTATATCTATGATCCGAACGGTATTAGCGGTGAAAAGATTGATTATATGCTGGAACTTCGCGCATCGGGCAATGATATTGTAGCTCCGTATGCCGACGAATTCCCCGGCTCCACTTTTGTTCCGGGCAAACGCCCATGGGAGGTAAAGGCGGATATCGCTTTGCCTTGCGCAACACAGAACGAGCTGAACGGCGAAGATGCACAGCACTTGATTGATAATAATGTGACTTGTGTAGGCGAAATTTCTAATATGGGATGTACGCCTGAGGCCATTGACCTCTTTATTGAGAATAAGATTATGTATGCACCGGGTAAGGCTGTGAATGCAGGTGGTGTAGCCACCAGCGGTTTGGAAATGTCGCAGAATGCCATGCACATCAGCTGGAGTGCTGCCGAGGTGGATGAAAAATTGCATGCCATTATGCATGGAATCCATACCCAGTGTGTGAAATACGGAACTGAACCCGACGG
- a CDS encoding DUF4493 domain-containing protein, with translation MCTLLSGCTKDNDYTVTTGKGRLNIRLIADGSTQDVATRVEETLPDINDFAISVLKGDEVKYSCDKFSQYSDEVLFPIGQYTLKASYGQLHNEGFNKPCFTGLQEFSIEDQKETNVEVTCHLANVKVSATYTESFKKYFSDYSLKVNSEGNSPIQFAKEETRSCYFKPGKLTLTLNLTKRDGGVQSSYQPIVIDNALAQHHYKFNFDVNAGSATVNITFTDRTETVTHTIDVSDGTMRIDPPFFILNGFTSNTALDIKEGKEADHPLSLYLNARSGIEECILTTSSSSLISQGWPAYIDLADLSTDKLQLLQSFGLQLKGLGANKDKIATIDFTNVIPHIEYDNGVLSTFKLVAKDKLKKVNKEEVILAINSLSNQFAVVPPEALPSGSTYIDLVVTLDGKPETIKASCILYGASQDLKCGLLSTEGDGITHHIRVTFPVKITSSTQMTVTCGRKKATFTLSVN, from the coding sequence ATGTGCACCCTGTTATCCGGATGTACTAAAGACAATGACTACACAGTCACAACAGGCAAGGGGCGCCTCAACATCAGGTTGATTGCTGACGGCAGCACACAGGATGTAGCTACGCGGGTGGAAGAAACATTACCCGATATAAACGATTTTGCAATATCTGTTTTGAAAGGTGATGAAGTGAAATACTCCTGCGATAAGTTCAGCCAATATTCGGATGAAGTCTTATTTCCCATCGGGCAATATACTCTAAAAGCCTCTTACGGGCAACTTCATAACGAAGGATTCAACAAGCCCTGCTTCACAGGTCTGCAAGAGTTCTCGATTGAAGACCAGAAGGAAACAAATGTGGAAGTGACCTGTCATCTTGCCAATGTCAAGGTGTCGGCCACTTATACGGAAAGTTTCAAGAAATACTTTTCCGATTACAGTCTGAAAGTAAATTCGGAAGGCAACTCTCCCATCCAGTTTGCCAAAGAGGAGACACGTTCCTGCTATTTCAAGCCCGGCAAACTGACCCTCACACTGAACCTGACCAAAAGAGACGGCGGCGTCCAGTCCTCCTACCAGCCCATTGTTATAGACAATGCGCTGGCACAACATCATTATAAGTTTAATTTTGATGTCAACGCAGGAAGTGCAACCGTAAACATCACCTTTACGGACAGGACCGAAACAGTGACGCACACCATTGATGTGTCAGACGGGACTATGCGTATAGATCCTCCTTTCTTCATACTTAATGGATTTACCAGTAATACGGCATTAGACATCAAAGAAGGAAAGGAAGCCGATCATCCTTTATCCTTATATTTGAATGCGCGTTCCGGCATCGAGGAGTGCATATTAACCACATCGTCCTCCTCGCTCATTTCACAAGGCTGGCCTGCCTATATAGATTTGGCCGACTTATCTACCGACAAGCTGCAATTATTGCAATCTTTCGGTTTGCAGCTTAAGGGGCTCGGAGCCAACAAAGACAAGATTGCCACGATTGATTTCACCAACGTCATTCCCCATATAGAATATGACAACGGGGTTCTCAGCACCTTTAAGCTCGTGGCCAAGGACAAACTGAAAAAAGTGAATAAAGAGGAGGTTATATTGGCGATAAACAGTCTTAGCAACCAATTTGCAGTGGTTCCTCCCGAAGCGTTGCCATCGGGTTCCACCTACATTGACCTGGTGGTCACTTTGGATGGCAAACCGGAAACCATAAAAGCCAGTTGTATATTATACGGCGCTTCACAAGATTTGAAATGCGGACTTTTATCTACTGAAGGTGATGGCATCACACATCATATCCGCGTCACGTTCCCTGTCAAGATAACGTCATCCACGCAAATGACAGTAACCTGCGGACGCAAAAAAGCAACATTCACTTTATCCGTAAACTAA